The Platichthys flesus chromosome 17, fPlaFle2.1, whole genome shotgun sequence DNA window TGGCCCAATCAAAGGCAAACTTTTCCCCAGAAGTATCAGTCTGTGTTTGGCTTGCAGCCTCTTGTATTTTGCGTTTCCTGCCcgttaaaaatctaaaatcgaaggcaaaaaatatgaaacgggttaaaagcaaaacaataagaaacaatTACAAGCAAGTTCAGGCAGCAATAGagcagaaatacagaaaacattttacagattagaaaaaatgaaaaatttgataaaatatagcataataaaattataaaaatagaCCAGGACTAGGAGAAAGCACACCTATAAAACTTTGACTTTAAGAGAGTGTCTAAATGTACAAAATTACGatataagtaaaaataaatgataaaaaatactATTTCTGTATTGttccaaatgtatttatttatctctaCATGTACGTGTTGATGTATTCATACTTACATCACTTTTGTCCCTCATAGTTTGTAAGTGTGTGGTCATTTATCATCACACCGTTTTCTACGAATCACTATCGTAGCATAGCGCCTGCTCATTGGGTACGTTGCTGCCATGGTGACCTCGTGTGTCTACAACACAGCCTTCGGAGGAGCTgcagactttaaataaaatctcTGGATCTCACGTGACCGCAACTTTCAGCTCCTGAACATGTCACAGATGACGGCTATGAAGAGGAAGTCGCTCCACACTCTGGCAGAAACTCTGTCTAAACAAGTGCAGCACTGTGAGTACAAACATCCGTCCAATCAACTAACTAACCAGGCCGAGCTGAGCTACAGTTTCCGCTACACGCTGCTACTGTGATTGTTTAAATGAGCCCGAGATCTAAAGCTAGTGCTCTCGATGGCAGGTGAATATTGATCCATTATTGTTTTGGTTGCAGTCAGTAAAACGGAGGTGGAGGGTCTGATCGGACTGTACCATGAGCTGCTGGGGGAGTCAGCTGCTCAGGGCAGAGCAGTCACAGGTCTGGACAGAAGCAGGTTCAGGACTTTACTGTACAACATGTTCGGGATGACGGACGACATGCTCATGGACGGAGGTATTCTGTGtgatactatatatttatatttgtgcatgtgcttgtgcCAGATAAATACCTAATACCTGTCTTTCCTTGAAATAACCAGATTTTTATAGTTTGTTTTTAGTTCATCAACATATTTTATCTTAAGTCTCTTCTTAAAATTTATTTTTGATCAAAGTTTTTACAAATGCTTGACAACGGATCTTATTTCCGCTGACCAGTCTTATTATTGTAAACTCTGCTCTTCAGTTTTCCTTTGATTGTTTGAAGGCTTTTGCATGCTCAAGTTTTCTGCTTTCATCCTAATAAAATGATCAAGCTtttgttagcttagcatttaGAAATAACTGCTGCTGACCTCTCTCTATTTGACCTATAATATGTACCAAACCACTGAGATACTTCTTAGAGGATTTAGAAATGACTTAAAATGAATTTATGGACTGTGAAATAAAGTGTTGCCCAGGATTCACTTATAACCTGCAGCACTTGGACGCCACTGCGCTAGTGTCTGTTCGATGACCTGAGCATGTTCTGCATATCACTGATTATCTGTCCTGCAGTCTTCAGGACATTTGACAAAGACAACGACAGCTTCGTGAATGAGAAAGAGTGGGTCGAGGGACTTTCCGTTTTCCTCCGAGGGACCTTGGAAGAAAGAATTAAATGTAAGCTGTCTGACCCACATATAAAAATCTGTCTCAAGTTATTGTCCAGGTAATAACTCTCCTCTTTATGCAGACTGCTTCAATGTGTACGACTTGAACAATGACAGCTACATATCAAGGGAGGAAATGTTTCAAATGCTGAAGGACAGCCTCATCAGGCAGCCCTCAGAGGAGGACCCAGACGAGGGAGTCAAGGAACTGGTGGAGATGACACTCAAGAAGATGGTGAGGGGAAACGGTTACAGGTCTGACCCTATGACATCATGTCATATTGGTGTAATGTGTTAAGTTACTTCTGTAGACCACAACAACTCAGACCTAGcttgaaatatacattttttatttgatttattttttcctatGGGCAGGACTATGACCACGATGGGCGGTTGTCATTTGACGACTTTAAGAAGGCAGTGAAGGACGAGAACCTGCTACTTGAAGCTTTTGGAACCTGCCTCCCTGACACCACAGTAAGAAAGAATAAAAGGATgatgagaaatgtattttaagtgGGAAGTTCTTAATCGTAtcatctgtttctcttcctttccAGAATATTGAGAAATTCGAGCAGCAAGTATTTCAGAAACAAGTGAAACCATGAAGAAATTATATTCATGTtggatttttaataaaaaactatATCGCTGTTTGCATTGACATgaaatttgtataaataaaaaacagttgcCACAAGGAACCGAGCTGGTACAATCAAATCCGACGACGTggtttcatctttttcttcacTGGTTTGATGTCAGGAACTGATTCCACCTGAAAAAGATGAGAGGAATTTTTAACTGGTGTGAATCAGGAAATCTAGACTTTGTTGAAGGAGTACTGTCGTTTGGATCAGTTCAGATTATAGGTTACCTGTTTCATTGTGGTCCTGATGAGGCTGACGGTTGTGTTCAACGATTCGTCCTCCATGTCCAGTTTAGGTGGTTCAGGAAGCTTTGGCCCAATCAAAGGCTCATTTTCCCCAGGAGCATCAGTCTGTGATTGGCTTGCAGCCTCTTGTATTTTGCGTTTCCTGTTCTCCAGGTTTGGGGTCCTCGGGACAAATCTGACTGCAGGAGCCTGTTTTGGAGTCAGTCTGCGATTTGtgcctctttctctgtctgaagAGGTTTGACTGGAACTTAAACCCTGCGCCGGCTGCTGTCTCGTGTTGATTATGGCATTATGTAATGTCCCCATTTTATCTTCTGTTTGTCCCGTCCAATGTTGATTTTGATGTCCATAATAATGACTTTCCTGAGGAGGTAATGGCAGTAACTGAAAGCCTGAATAATGGCTAAACTTTGTATTCTCTCCTGTATTATCATTGTTCGGCCTTCGATCGTGTCTGGGGATGATCTTCTCTGATGTGGTGGCTGTACTTGATGTTGTGGGCTCCTCCTTTTCTGCCTCCTTCTGTtccttttctctcacttcaaataagagggaaaaaaagacaaggaTAATATTGAGGTTTCAATTAAAACTGGTAATTGGTCAAATAGAGAGGGAACATTTGAAATGCACCAGTGtattgaaagataaataaattaatacaagttatttttctaaattatcttgtattcatttatttgcatTATTATTCAGTAAGTCCATAATTGATTTTGAAGTTTACCTCTATTCTGAGCAGCCCTTGTTATATATCTCCTTCGGTCCTGCAGTTTAAACCTGGTGTCCTCCACACTCTCATATTCTGGGACGTAGCAAACATGGAGCAAACCACCATAGAAACTCTTCTCATCCATGTGTCGTTTTGCTGctctgaaaaattaaaaaagattattggaacaaaaataaattgcagTTGTATTCCACTTTGCCAGTACAGTATACTGATAAAAGGGTTGAGTCGGATCGTGAACCTGGCACTGGTGAGTTTCTGGAACTTGACCAGGTAGACCTCCGTGAACTCCTCAGCAGGGTACTCGTCCAGGGGCCTGTACTCCTCCACAGCTCCGTACAGGGCACATCGCTGGATCAGCTCCGGCATCACTCCGATGGCGGGGACTCCTTGGACCATCAGGTATCGGGACTCTAAATTGATGGTGTACACCTGATGATGGCACACAAGACAAGTTATCACACTATGCCATGTCCTCAAAACACTTGGCTGAGGTCTCTCTGTTTGCCCAGTAGAGCAACTGCTTTTATCATTTGGGAAATTCCACATTCACAAAAAGAGATGGAAAGACGTTCAACTATCAAGAGCTGCATCAATATGGCACCAAGAGGAAAGTATGGGTCACCATGAACGAGAGTGAGGTGTCACATCTcaagtatttaaacatatgGGTATATTTGATATGATCTTTGATTTAATCTGGATTTTTACAAACGACAGAGCACATAACCACAGTGTAGCTCGGGGGTCTATGATCTTGACACCCGGCGTTTTCCTTGCTGACATTTTCTCACCTTCACCGCTCTGTCGTTTCTTCCCTCTCTGTACTTTGGTCTGGAAATACAAACTTTTCTCTGTTCGTGATGTTTATAAACCTCCGGAGAGTCCCAACAGCCCGAACTGCTTCCTGATGATGCCGCCATGTTTATAAGAAACAAAGTTCCGTTCGGCacacttcaaaataagagcGCCTTCTCGGTCACCGACCCCTTGCCTTCAATGCGTACTGGCGTGaaatatcttattttgaaaagaaatgttGCTCAGTGTCTTCTACTTTGGACTGGCAGGGCAGAGTCAGAGTTAGAGACATCGATCGAGCATGAACTTGTTGCACTTCTTACGTTAGCAGTGAAACCTGTCCGGCTGTCCCACAGCTGTTCAGGCGCTGCACACATCATGTTCAGTAACCAGGGCATTCAACCGGTAACTGTTGTGTTTAACAACTCAAAGAACTGCTTCCTGCACCTCCCACCGAGGCTGATATCCCACCTGTCCCTGAACGAGGTAGGTTAGCTCATAGCTATGCGCAGTGCTGTCAGTGTCCTCCAGGAAATATCAGTGGAAGTTGAGTCTGGGTTAAACAAACACTGCTCACGTAAACAATGTGTCAGCGACAgtagtgtttatgtgtgtatttgtttttaaacgtACTTAAATTGACTGTCAATTACTTTCTAACAATCTAGTTAGTCATCTCTCACTGTCTGCgttacaatattattattatatatttctaaagcattaaatgtattatattgaGACGTTTCAGGCTCCATTATATTGACCCTGCGACCTGCGAACAACATGATTAAAGATAAACAAGTCTATATTAAAAAGGAATTAATTGAAAATTGAATGTCACATGAGTTTGTTATCATAATTATACTACGTGAtatctaattttattttaatacttaTTGGTATTATACTATTTGCAGTGTGGCTACATAATTCATGTTCACATATAAACCAACATATCAGTTAGATAA harbors:
- the LOC133972966 gene encoding calaxin-like; amino-acid sequence: MSQMTAMKRKSLHTLAETLSKQVQHFSKTEVEGLIGLYHELLGESAAQGRAVTGLDRSRFRTLLYNMFGMTDDMLMDGVFRTFDKDNDSFVNEKEWVEGLSVFLRGTLEERIKYCFNVYDLNNDSYISREEMFQMLKDSLIRQPSEEDPDEGVKELVEMTLKKMDYDHDGRLSFDDFKKAVKDENLLLEAFGTCLPDTTNIEKFEQQVFQKQVKP
- the rbm48 gene encoding RNA-binding protein 48; protein product: MAASSGSSSGCWDSPEVYKHHEQRKVCISRPKYREGRNDRAVKVYTINLESRYLMVQGVPAIGVMPELIQRCALYGAVEEYRPLDEYPAEEFTEVYLVKFQKLTSARAAKRHMDEKSFYGGLLHVCYVPEYESVEDTRFKLQDRRRYITRAAQNRVREKEQKEAEKEEPTTSSTATTSEKIIPRHDRRPNNDNTGENTKFSHYSGFQLLPLPPQESHYYGHQNQHWTGQTEDKMGTLHNAIINTRQQPAQGLSSSQTSSDRERGTNRRLTPKQAPAVRFVPRTPNLENRKRKIQEAASQSQTDAPGENEPLIGPKLPEPPKLDMEDESLNTTVSLIRTTMKQVESVPDIKPVKKKMKPRRRI